The following coding sequences lie in one Polluticoccus soli genomic window:
- the recQ gene encoding DNA helicase RecQ: MGKVDSARLKQALKHFFGYDNFRLNQQPIIETVLSGEDVMAIMPTGGGKSICYQLPAMLLDGLTVVISPLIALMKDQVDTLVANGIRAAYLNSTQTTDEQNRIIAQAKRGEIKLLYFAPERLFNNQQQLSSFLSSLNCSLFAIDEAHCISAWGHDFRPEYLQLAALKRHFPATPVIALTASADTITQQDIVEKLGLHRPEVFISSFNRANINYYIQPKRRALEQIARYLDKHKDDSGIIYALSRKSTEDISASLKSMGYAAAHYHAGMSSEERSRVQEAFQRDEKKIIVATIAFGMGIDKSNVRFVFHYDVPKNMEGYYQETGRAGRDGLHSDAILLYSSGDVMKLLRFIEIDENPQQTAVMKKKLFQMKEFAESESCRRQYILNYFGEKAPAYCGSCDYCLSNLEQRDATIEAQKFLSAVVRTGERFGADYLIDFLRGSQSAKIVEEHKSIKTYGIGKDLKKEEWQTVARQLIQQRLLDQTDGIYPTLRLNEASRRILKGEQQVTLVLKKPQEETTVTAAPEYSPQLLKELKAIRQDIAEQENVPAYIIVSDSTLVEMATFLPQTFEELRRISGFGDYKVSKYGGSLLKPVLAFAKGNNLESKIHLKNPKRERREKRERPEKPIANNTQRASLQMFKEGYDMADIATQRRLSLSTIEGHLAVFVESGELQATDIVKREKLDKIVALIRQTGETRATKPLKDLLPDDYTYGEIKIAMSYYLAIAGNGE, translated from the coding sequence ATGGGGAAGGTAGACAGCGCACGGTTAAAGCAGGCACTCAAACATTTTTTCGGTTACGACAATTTCAGGCTCAACCAACAGCCTATTATTGAGACTGTGTTGAGCGGAGAGGATGTGATGGCCATTATGCCTACGGGCGGTGGTAAGTCTATTTGCTACCAGCTACCTGCAATGTTGCTGGATGGGCTTACTGTTGTGATCTCTCCGCTTATTGCCTTGATGAAAGACCAGGTTGATACGCTAGTAGCCAATGGCATCAGGGCAGCCTACCTCAACTCCACGCAAACCACCGACGAACAAAACCGCATTATTGCACAAGCAAAACGGGGTGAAATCAAACTGCTCTATTTTGCACCGGAAAGACTATTCAACAACCAACAGCAACTAAGCAGCTTTCTATCGTCGCTTAACTGCTCGCTGTTTGCCATTGATGAAGCGCACTGTATCTCGGCATGGGGACATGATTTCCGGCCGGAATACCTACAGCTGGCTGCTCTTAAAAGGCATTTTCCTGCTACACCTGTTATTGCACTTACTGCAAGTGCTGATACAATTACGCAGCAGGATATCGTTGAAAAACTAGGGCTGCATCGTCCGGAAGTTTTCATATCGAGCTTCAACAGGGCGAATATCAACTATTACATACAGCCGAAGCGTCGTGCGCTGGAACAGATAGCAAGGTATCTCGACAAACATAAAGACGACAGCGGCATCATCTATGCACTCTCTAGAAAGAGCACAGAAGATATTTCAGCCAGCTTAAAAAGCATGGGCTATGCTGCGGCACACTACCACGCAGGAATGAGCAGCGAAGAACGTAGCCGCGTGCAGGAAGCCTTTCAACGCGATGAGAAAAAGATCATCGTAGCAACCATAGCCTTCGGTATGGGTATCGATAAATCGAACGTGCGGTTTGTATTTCATTACGACGTTCCTAAGAACATGGAAGGTTATTACCAGGAGACCGGCCGCGCGGGACGCGATGGATTGCATAGCGACGCTATCCTACTCTACTCTTCAGGCGATGTGATGAAGCTGCTTCGTTTCATAGAGATCGACGAGAACCCACAGCAGACGGCGGTGATGAAAAAGAAACTCTTCCAAATGAAAGAGTTTGCCGAGAGCGAAAGCTGCAGGCGTCAATACATATTAAATTACTTCGGCGAAAAAGCGCCGGCCTATTGCGGCAGCTGTGACTACTGCCTGAGCAATCTTGAGCAACGCGATGCTACGATCGAAGCACAAAAGTTCCTTTCAGCCGTTGTACGGACAGGTGAACGCTTTGGCGCCGATTACCTGATAGATTTTCTTCGCGGCTCTCAAAGCGCAAAGATCGTTGAGGAGCACAAAAGCATTAAAACCTACGGCATAGGCAAAGACCTGAAGAAAGAAGAATGGCAGACGGTAGCACGGCAGCTAATACAACAACGACTGTTGGATCAAACTGACGGCATCTATCCTACCCTTAGACTAAACGAGGCCAGCAGGCGGATATTGAAAGGAGAACAGCAAGTGACGCTTGTATTGAAGAAGCCACAGGAAGAAACAACCGTTACTGCTGCACCTGAATACTCACCACAGCTATTGAAAGAACTGAAAGCGATACGCCAGGATATTGCCGAGCAGGAGAACGTACCAGCCTACATCATTGTATCGGATAGTACACTGGTAGAGATGGCAACCTTCCTTCCGCAAACCTTTGAAGAGTTGCGCCGCATATCCGGCTTTGGTGATTATAAAGTAAGTAAATACGGTGGAAGCCTGCTGAAACCGGTATTGGCTTTTGCAAAGGGAAACAATCTGGAAAGCAAGATCCACTTAAAAAATCCCAAACGCGAGCGTCGCGAGAAAAGAGAAAGGCCAGAAAAACCTATAGCGAACAATACACAACGTGCATCGCTGCAAATGTTTAAAGAAGGTTATGACATGGCCGATATCGCCACTCAACGGAGGTTGTCTCTATCTACCATAGAAGGGCACCTGGCAGTATTTGTTGAATCGGGAGAACTGCAGGCTACAGATATTGTTAAACGAGAGAAGCTGGATAAGATCGTTGCACTCATCCGCCAGACAGGCGAAACACGTGCAACCAAGCCGCTCAAAGACCTGCTCCCCGACGATTATACTTATGGTGAGATCAAAATAGCGATGTCATATTATTTAGCTATAGCCGGCAATGGCGAATAG
- a CDS encoding T9SS type A sorting domain-containing protein, translating to MKKLFLILILSTLLFPAKAQLSLDSFYRKGATWCEYSWHGTGFGNIIYFQAVLYTGNDTLINGLNYHSLWCDNGYVVNPKLIGGLRVDTSKVYFHKLDTLDGPGFAHFHKSIWDMLPWHTDTLLYDFNLQIGDSLEWKSGANKKVIEIDSVQATNGVFVKRFYFGKDTSYPEYWLRGPGSNLGLYMPGIMYPVRNISYHYDDMVVFNPNPNNYAYVCFPTAIQQINSTRDELVLYPNPMAGDELQVKSPADIALLSITDISGRIKYSGKKLSRGNHSLHVFLEPGIYFINIQFEDGTKTNRKLVKQ from the coding sequence ATGAAAAAGCTATTCCTTATCCTTATTTTATCAACTCTTTTGTTTCCGGCAAAGGCTCAGTTGTCTTTAGATAGCTTCTACCGGAAAGGTGCGACCTGGTGCGAATATTCGTGGCATGGCACCGGCTTTGGCAACATTATTTACTTTCAGGCAGTTCTGTATACTGGAAACGATACGCTGATCAATGGTTTAAACTACCATTCGCTATGGTGTGATAACGGTTACGTTGTGAATCCAAAACTCATTGGTGGTTTGAGAGTGGATACCTCCAAAGTTTATTTTCATAAACTCGATACATTGGATGGTCCTGGTTTTGCTCACTTTCACAAAAGTATATGGGACATGCTGCCATGGCATACCGATACATTGTTGTATGATTTCAATTTGCAGATAGGAGACAGCCTGGAATGGAAAAGTGGTGCTAATAAAAAAGTTATTGAAATTGATTCCGTACAGGCAACCAATGGGGTATTCGTAAAAAGGTTTTATTTCGGCAAGGATACATCCTATCCAGAATACTGGCTTAGAGGCCCCGGAAGCAACCTAGGGTTATATATGCCAGGTATAATGTATCCTGTCAGAAACATATCCTATCACTACGATGATATGGTCGTCTTTAATCCCAATCCCAATAATTATGCTTATGTCTGCTTCCCCACAGCTATTCAACAAATAAATAGTACCAGGGATGAACTGGTTTTGTATCCCAATCCAATGGCTGGTGACGAGTTGCAGGTAAAAAGTCCGGCTGACATAGCATTGTTAAGCATAACAGATATCAGCGGCAGAATAAAGTATAGCGGGAAGAAACTTTCCCGTGGTAACCACAGCCTCCATGTTTTTCTTGAACCGGGCATTTACTTTATAAATATCCAGTTTGAAGACGGAACTAAAACAAACAGAAAACTGGTGAAGCAATAA
- a CDS encoding aldehyde dehydrogenase family protein translates to MKLNKVLETLGIGQLSQGASTGTKWLKTGDTKIDSYTPVDGSLMASVKSASAKEYDQVVAQAQAAFEEWRMWPAPRRGEIVRQVGEALRKFKDPLGRLVSYEMGKSLQEGWGEVQEMIDIADFAVGLSRQLYGLTMHSERPMHRMYEQWHPLGVVGIISAFNFPVAVWSWNSFLAWVCGNTCVWKPSEKTPLTAIACQNIIAEVFKANKVPEGVCGLVIGGREVGELMSTDARVPLVSATGSTRMGKAVGAAVGARLGRSLLELGGNNSIIITEQADLNIALRACLFGAVGTAGQRCTTTRRLIIHEKVYDTFKKKLVAAYKQLSIGNPLDERNHVGPLIDQDAVGNYLHALGEIKKQGGKAVVVGGVLEGKDYKGGCYVKPCIYEVTNNLPIVQHETFAPILYIMKYKTLDEAIAMQNDVPQGLSSSIMTLNMREAEQFLSHKGSDCGIANVNIGTSGAEIGGAFGGEKETGGGRESGSDSWKAYMRRQTNTINWSDQLPLAQGIKFHV, encoded by the coding sequence ATGAAACTCAACAAGGTTCTTGAAACTCTCGGTATTGGCCAGCTGAGCCAGGGTGCATCTACAGGCACCAAATGGCTTAAGACAGGCGATACAAAAATCGATTCATACACTCCGGTAGATGGCAGCCTGATGGCATCTGTAAAGAGCGCATCAGCTAAAGAATACGACCAGGTAGTAGCCCAAGCGCAGGCAGCTTTCGAAGAATGGCGCATGTGGCCTGCTCCGCGCCGTGGTGAGATAGTGCGTCAGGTGGGAGAAGCTCTGCGCAAGTTCAAAGATCCGCTGGGCAGACTGGTGTCTTATGAAATGGGCAAGAGCCTGCAGGAAGGCTGGGGTGAAGTACAGGAGATGATAGACATTGCAGACTTTGCTGTTGGCCTGTCGCGCCAACTTTATGGTCTTACCATGCACAGCGAACGCCCTATGCACCGCATGTATGAGCAGTGGCATCCGCTGGGTGTGGTTGGTATCATCAGCGCATTCAACTTCCCTGTGGCAGTATGGAGCTGGAATAGCTTCCTTGCCTGGGTGTGTGGTAATACCTGCGTTTGGAAGCCATCAGAAAAAACGCCGCTCACAGCAATAGCTTGTCAAAATATCATTGCCGAAGTTTTCAAGGCTAATAAAGTACCTGAAGGCGTTTGCGGGCTGGTGATCGGTGGTCGTGAAGTAGGTGAGCTGATGAGCACCGATGCACGCGTTCCTCTGGTATCAGCTACAGGTTCTACCCGTATGGGTAAAGCTGTTGGTGCCGCCGTAGGTGCAAGGCTTGGTCGTTCTTTGCTCGAATTAGGAGGTAACAACTCAATCATCATTACAGAGCAGGCAGATCTGAACATCGCTCTGCGCGCCTGCTTGTTTGGTGCCGTAGGTACTGCAGGACAACGTTGCACTACTACGCGCCGTCTCATCATTCACGAGAAAGTGTACGATACCTTCAAGAAAAAGCTCGTGGCTGCTTACAAGCAACTGAGCATAGGTAATCCGCTGGATGAGCGCAATCACGTTGGCCCGCTGATCGATCAAGATGCTGTTGGAAACTATCTCCATGCACTGGGTGAGATCAAAAAGCAGGGTGGTAAAGCCGTTGTGGTAGGTGGTGTACTGGAAGGTAAAGATTATAAAGGTGGCTGTTATGTAAAACCTTGCATTTACGAGGTGACGAATAACCTGCCTATTGTGCAGCACGAGACCTTCGCGCCCATATTGTACATCATGAAGTATAAAACACTTGATGAAGCGATCGCTATGCAGAATGATGTGCCTCAGGGCTTGTCGTCATCTATCATGACGCTGAATATGCGTGAGGCAGAGCAATTCCTCTCTCACAAAGGGAGCGACTGCGGTATCGCTAACGTAAACATCGGTACCAGTGGTGCGGAAATAGGTGGCGCATTTGGAGGTGAGAAAGAAACAGGTGGTGGTCGTGAAAGCGGTTCTGATAGCTGGAAAGCTTACATGCGCCGTCAAACCAATACCATCAACTGGAGCGACCAGTTGCCGCTGGCACAGGGTATTAAATTCCATGTATAA